In a genomic window of Mucilaginibacter sp. KACC 22063:
- the parS gene encoding type II RES/Xre toxin-antitoxin system antitoxin, translating to MSHKRKQDTNVEVNEPMAAYVVQSTQGSFYQLLGGVHPGRLSSDFDIINLTREGLPKRVLVALAKRISITLQELADIMHISERTFQRYEDDNIVKTEYAEKAIELARLYTRGEEVFGSMDKFKLWMKTPNYAFKNEVPVSLLDTSIGFSMVLKELGRIEHGIFA from the coding sequence ATGTCGCACAAAAGAAAACAAGATACCAATGTTGAGGTTAATGAACCTATGGCAGCTTATGTTGTACAAAGTACCCAGGGTTCATTTTATCAGCTTTTAGGCGGGGTTCACCCCGGCAGGCTATCTTCTGATTTTGATATTATCAACCTTACCCGCGAAGGTTTACCTAAGCGGGTACTGGTTGCATTGGCCAAGCGTATTTCCATTACCCTTCAGGAACTTGCAGATATCATGCATATCTCTGAGCGTACTTTTCAGCGTTACGAAGACGATAACATTGTTAAAACCGAGTATGCCGAAAAGGCCATTGAGCTTGCGCGGCTTTATACCCGTGGTGAAGAGGTTTTTGGGTCAATGGATAAGTTTAAGCTCTGGATGAAAACCCCAAACTATGCCTTTAAAAATGAGGTTCCGGTTTCATTACTGGATACTTCTATCGGCTTTAGTATGGTTTTAAAAGAGTTGGGCCGTATAGAACACGGTATTTTTGCATAA
- a CDS encoding RES family NAD+ phosphorylase: MLLYRITRSVYAEDLAGTGARLYGGRWNSVGKGMLYLASSRALAVLEVLVHLTPMLIPEDFEIVTLEVPEDLQELNVKLLPEGWQQFPQPDILRNFGDRFITENKHLMLKVPSAIVSQEFNYLLNPLNALIKNVKIKNRQPFTFDQRLL, translated from the coding sequence ATGCTGCTTTATCGTATTACAAGATCGGTTTATGCTGAAGACCTTGCCGGAACCGGCGCCCGTTTATACGGCGGCCGCTGGAATAGTGTAGGTAAGGGTATGCTGTACCTGGCTTCATCAAGGGCATTAGCTGTACTGGAGGTTTTGGTGCACCTGACACCAATGTTGATTCCTGAAGATTTTGAGATTGTTACTCTTGAAGTGCCTGAAGATTTGCAGGAACTTAATGTAAAGCTATTACCGGAAGGCTGGCAGCAGTTTCCGCAACCGGACATACTACGTAATTTTGGCGACAGGTTTATTACTGAGAACAAGCATTTGATGCTAAAAGTGCCATCGGCAATCGTTTCGCAGGAGTTTAATTATCTTCTGAACCCACTAAATGCTCTTATCAAAAATGTTAAAATAAAAAACCGCCAGCCATTTACGTTTGACCAGCGGTTGTTATAA
- a CDS encoding PH domain-containing protein, which translates to MIDKFLYDQQDMKAVEKVYSRLQELLPAGEETLYIATQKKPLVNILPDTIAVTNRRVLFFTPANLGLSLKFVDFTWKDIADVSMKEEIIGAVFTVKTTKGAEMGVDYLPKVQARKLYQFSQQCREEERKRLERQEGHIINIPSGSQQQQPAAPVTPVTPPPAPEPVVVAPPTPAPVAPPAPEPVVEKPDELTEKLKKLKTLFDNGLISQEEYNQKKLDLLSDF; encoded by the coding sequence ATGATAGATAAATTTTTATACGATCAGCAGGACATGAAAGCGGTGGAGAAAGTTTACTCACGCCTTCAGGAATTACTACCTGCCGGCGAAGAAACTTTATACATAGCAACCCAAAAGAAACCGTTGGTAAATATTTTACCTGACACTATTGCCGTAACCAACAGGCGCGTATTATTCTTTACCCCTGCAAACCTTGGCCTTTCATTAAAATTTGTTGATTTTACCTGGAAAGACATTGCTGATGTTAGCATGAAAGAAGAGATTATTGGCGCGGTGTTTACAGTTAAAACAACTAAAGGCGCCGAAATGGGTGTTGATTACCTGCCTAAAGTACAGGCACGTAAATTATACCAGTTCTCGCAGCAATGCCGCGAAGAAGAGCGCAAACGCCTGGAAAGACAAGAAGGGCATATCATCAATATCCCTTCAGGCTCACAACAACAACAGCCTGCTGCACCGGTAACTCCTGTTACGCCTCCACCAGCACCAGAACCGGTTGTGGTAGCTCCCCCAACACCTGCGCCAGTTGCACCACCGGCACCAGAGCCTGTTGTAGAAAAGCCGGACGAACTGACTGAAAAACTAAAAAAGCTTAAAACCCTTTTTGATAACGGACTAATCTCTCAGGAAGAATATAACCAGAAAAAACTTGATTTGCTGAGCGATTTCTAA